A window of the Natronomonas salina genome harbors these coding sequences:
- a CDS encoding RNA-binding domain-containing protein, translating to MIYSIDVQITAPVHDTEVTDRVADAIRNLFPEAEVETHPGELLATCHSMDHLSERLHEQAILDSARGAFFANHEGDTFTFDLKKQAAFRGVVNFAVGSGSELGDIHVRVRVNEPDVESFVDHVAPPTEDGRPVDTS from the coding sequence ATGATATACAGCATCGACGTCCAGATCACGGCCCCCGTCCACGACACCGAGGTGACCGACCGCGTCGCCGACGCCATCCGGAACCTCTTCCCGGAGGCCGAGGTGGAGACCCACCCCGGCGAACTGCTGGCGACCTGCCACTCGATGGACCACCTCTCGGAGCGGCTCCACGAGCAGGCCATCCTCGACTCCGCCCGCGGCGCGTTCTTCGCGAACCACGAGGGCGATACGTTCACGTTCGACCTGAAGAAGCAGGCGGCGTTCCGCGGCGTCGTCAACTTCGCCGTCGGCAGCGGCAGCGAACTCGGCGACATCCACGTCCGCGTGCGGGTGAACGAGCCGGACGTCGAGTCGTTCGTCGACCACGTCGCGCCGCCGACCGAGGACGGCCGGCCGGTCGACACTAGCTGA
- a CDS encoding molybdopterin-dependent oxidoreductase: protein MERPPWLAEPHPRVVDGALLAGVAFVLATGVVSLYSGRPSRAWVFVTHGLGGLVLAALVALKLRRVRRRVTGGAWTAVVALSVLLAVATVGALASGVAWVFGASLDLGPWGLLNLHVGLGLAVAALLVVHLRFRFRLPERGDFEGRRSALRFGALVLAGAAVYRAQGVANAALETAGSDRRFTGSREEGSDDGNAFPVTSWVADRPEPVDADAWTLTVDGAVAAPAEFDYATVAGGDDETRALLDCTSGWYSEHDWRGVAVASLLEAVAPDDGAAWVSFRSVTGYRWSLPIEEVREALLATHVDGERLTHGHGFPLRLVAPGRRGFQWVKWVEEVRVTRRRDRGERLAIFVSGFS, encoded by the coding sequence ATGGAACGGCCGCCGTGGCTCGCCGAACCGCACCCGCGCGTCGTCGACGGCGCGCTGCTGGCCGGCGTCGCGTTCGTCCTGGCGACGGGCGTCGTCAGCCTCTACTCCGGCCGGCCGAGCCGGGCGTGGGTGTTCGTCACGCACGGCCTCGGCGGCCTCGTGCTCGCGGCCCTCGTCGCGCTGAAGCTCCGCCGCGTCCGCCGGCGTGTCACCGGCGGCGCCTGGACGGCCGTCGTCGCCCTCTCGGTGCTGCTCGCGGTCGCCACCGTCGGCGCGCTTGCCAGCGGCGTCGCCTGGGTGTTCGGCGCGTCCCTCGACCTCGGCCCCTGGGGGCTGCTGAACCTCCACGTCGGCCTGGGACTGGCCGTCGCCGCGCTGCTGGTCGTCCACCTGCGGTTCCGCTTCCGGCTGCCGGAACGGGGGGACTTCGAGGGCCGGCGATCTGCGCTGCGCTTCGGCGCGCTCGTCCTCGCCGGCGCGGCCGTCTACCGCGCGCAGGGCGTCGCCAACGCCGCCCTCGAGACCGCCGGCTCGGACCGCCGGTTCACCGGCTCCCGCGAGGAGGGCAGCGACGACGGCAACGCCTTCCCGGTGACCAGCTGGGTCGCCGACCGACCGGAGCCGGTCGACGCGGACGCGTGGACGCTGACCGTCGACGGCGCCGTCGCCGCCCCCGCCGAGTTCGACTACGCGACGGTCGCCGGGGGAGACGACGAGACGCGCGCCCTGCTGGACTGCACGAGCGGCTGGTACTCGGAACACGACTGGCGCGGCGTCGCGGTGGCGTCGCTGCTCGAGGCGGTCGCCCCCGACGACGGGGCCGCGTGGGTGTCGTTCCGGTCGGTCACCGGCTACCGCTGGAGCCTCCCGATCGAGGAGGTCCGCGAGGCCCTGCTGGCGACCCACGTCGACGGCGAGCGCCTGACGCACGGCCACGGCTTCCCGCTCCGGCTCGTCGCGCCCGGGCGCCGCGGCTTCCAGTGGGTGAAGTGGGTCGAGGAAGTGCGGGTGACGCGCCGCCGCGACCGCGGCGAGCGGCTCGCTATCTTCGTCAGCGGCTTCAGCTAG
- a CDS encoding CBS domain-containing protein: MLVTLTVEDVMSSPVETVAREATAMEAARKLRDARVGSLVVCEGDEPVGIVTESDMVDLIAEDADAGALTVAEILSDDLVTVETDTSIEDAATLLADHDIRRLPVCEDGRLVGIVTTTDLSYYLPHMSRTSEGWTERLTRLRSSSPSTTYDDPDWSFEHEGDDELSVGDVVRFRKELADEDVRRFAEATGDTNRIHLEEEFAAATRFGGRIAHGILTAGLISAALARLPGLTIYLSQDLRFLGPVEIGETVTAECEVVEDLGKSKYELTTTVYDGDGEVVIDGEAVVLMSAFPEGFDAAAEGATQLQ; the protein is encoded by the coding sequence ATGCTCGTCACACTGACGGTGGAGGACGTGATGTCGTCGCCGGTCGAGACCGTCGCCCGCGAGGCGACCGCGATGGAGGCCGCCCGGAAGCTCCGGGACGCCCGCGTGGGCTCGCTGGTCGTCTGCGAGGGCGACGAGCCGGTCGGCATCGTCACCGAGTCCGACATGGTCGACCTCATCGCCGAGGACGCCGACGCCGGGGCGCTGACGGTCGCCGAGATCCTCTCGGACGACCTCGTCACCGTCGAGACCGACACCTCGATCGAGGACGCGGCGACGCTGCTCGCCGACCACGACATCCGGCGGCTGCCGGTCTGCGAGGACGGCCGGCTGGTCGGCATCGTCACGACGACGGACCTCTCGTACTACCTGCCGCACATGAGCCGCACCTCGGAGGGGTGGACGGAGCGCCTCACGAGGCTGCGCTCCTCCTCGCCGTCGACGACCTACGACGACCCCGACTGGTCATTCGAGCACGAGGGCGACGACGAGCTCTCGGTCGGCGACGTCGTCCGGTTCCGCAAGGAGCTCGCCGACGAGGACGTCCGCCGGTTCGCGGAGGCGACCGGCGACACGAACCGCATCCACCTCGAGGAGGAGTTCGCGGCGGCGACCCGCTTCGGCGGGCGCATCGCCCACGGCATCCTGACGGCGGGGCTCATCAGCGCCGCGCTTGCCCGGCTGCCGGGGCTGACGATCTACCTCTCGCAGGACCTCCGCTTCCTCGGCCCGGTCGAGATCGGCGAGACGGTCACCGCGGAGTGCGAGGTCGTCGAGGACCTCGGGAAGAGCAAGTACGAGCTGACGACCACCGTCTACGACGGGGACGGGGAGGTCGTGATCGACGGCGAGGCGGTCGTGCTGATGTCGGCGTTCCCGGAGGGGTTCGACGCGGCGGCGGAGGGGGCGACTCAGCTACAGTAG
- a CDS encoding THUMP domain-containing class I SAM-dependent RNA methyltransferase — protein sequence MHLLATTNGGLESVTADELDELLGLDAAVHHRGVVEFDGNHEDVYDLHYRSRTCHRVMEVLVDAPVEELEDVYDRTREADLAAHLPSSDFGVVGTRHGSHEFTSVDVAERVGQGVIDGYREATGERLPVDLDDPTVRLEAYLYDDRFTLAIDLTGDSLHRRPYRVCEHDAPLRGTLAYSMLRIAGYGAEDRLVDPMAGSATVPIEAALAATDRPPRPDLEPALDALPRYDGAAFRERRAAHESRSPDLAIEARDRREKWRRCARVNLEAAGFEDAVEVVDADARTAAVEADCVVTNLPFGIRVSEDLRALYADFADRLREGDVDRFVALTTKPELLPMEPVERYDIPYGRIDAAIVAYEP from the coding sequence GTGCACCTCTTGGCGACGACGAACGGCGGGCTGGAGTCCGTGACGGCCGACGAGCTCGACGAACTGCTGGGACTCGACGCGGCCGTCCACCACCGCGGCGTCGTGGAGTTCGACGGGAACCACGAGGACGTTTACGACCTCCACTACCGCTCGCGGACCTGCCACCGGGTCATGGAGGTGCTCGTCGACGCGCCGGTCGAGGAACTGGAGGACGTCTACGACCGGACCCGCGAGGCTGACCTGGCGGCTCATCTCCCCTCGTCGGACTTCGGCGTCGTCGGGACGCGCCACGGCAGCCACGAGTTCACGAGCGTCGACGTCGCCGAGCGGGTCGGCCAGGGGGTCATCGACGGCTACCGCGAGGCGACCGGCGAGCGGCTGCCCGTGGACCTCGACGACCCGACGGTGCGGCTGGAGGCGTACCTCTACGACGACCGGTTCACCCTCGCGATCGACCTGACCGGCGACTCGCTGCACCGGCGGCCCTACCGCGTCTGCGAGCACGACGCGCCGCTGCGCGGGACGCTGGCGTACTCGATGCTCCGGATCGCGGGCTACGGGGCCGAGGACCGCCTGGTCGACCCGATGGCCGGGTCGGCGACCGTCCCCATCGAGGCCGCGCTGGCGGCGACCGACCGACCGCCGCGTCCCGACCTCGAGCCCGCACTCGACGCGCTGCCGCGCTACGACGGCGCCGCGTTCCGCGAACGGCGGGCGGCCCACGAGTCGCGCTCGCCGGACCTCGCCATCGAGGCCCGCGACCGCCGCGAGAAGTGGCGCCGCTGCGCCCGCGTCAACCTGGAGGCCGCCGGCTTCGAGGACGCCGTCGAGGTCGTCGACGCCGACGCGCGGACCGCGGCCGTCGAGGCCGACTGCGTCGTCACGAACCTCCCGTTCGGCATCCGGGTCAGCGAGGACCTCCGGGCGCTCTACGCGGACTTCGCCGACCGGCTGCGGGAGGGCGACGTCGACCGGTTCGTCGCCCTGACGACGAAGCCGGAGCTGCTCCCGATGGAGCCCGTCGAGCGCTACGACATCCCCTACGGCCGCATCGACGCCGCGATCGTCGCCTACGAGCCGTGA
- a CDS encoding DUF7577 domain-containing protein yields the protein MSSRSHRPSCAAVNEPAYQFCRECVGELQDGTPTVPVQLASDGLMFQLVNCSVGRWSEESYPWLIDAFNSVKTTSSLSDCLVPPPITVNIARADSIRKSSPNSTIRNVLGTIIDSRNSQNHR from the coding sequence GTGTCCTCGCGCTCACATCGCCCGTCCTGTGCGGCCGTCAACGAGCCGGCCTACCAGTTCTGCCGCGAGTGCGTCGGCGAACTGCAGGACGGCACGCCGACGGTACCGGTACAGCTCGCGAGCGATGGGCTAATGTTCCAATTAGTGAACTGTTCTGTAGGACGCTGGTCTGAAGAGTCGTATCCCTGGCTCATTGATGCTTTCAACTCCGTCAAAACGACAAGCTCTTTGTCAGACTGTCTAGTCCCACCGCCGATAACTGTGAACATCGCGAGAGCAGATTCAATTCGTAAGTCTTCACCGAACTCTACAATTCGAAACGTCCTGGGTACTATTATTGACTCTCGAAATAGTCAAAACCATCGTTAG
- a CDS encoding nucleoside recognition protein codes for MEPSVVSLVVGEVLPRVATIAVAIAGGVAFADLLVAFGVIRHVAALSRPLTGPANLPDEVGGAIITTAASTTAGYGMLAEYRDAGLLDDRATLVAVTINTFFGFVQHIFTFYAPVLIPILGLKVGLLYVGTRAGVALAITATGVLAGAVLLSSRNVDPEAMAELEPDARPDGGESPTSTREKLAGAARSGVEKTRDILPRLAVVYTAVVLLTTYYDLEALTGGAADPLAALTGLPSAAVPVIVVFAFDTTSGAVTIAPLVEDGVFTARTAVATMLVGGIVSFTVSTFKRSIPFQYGIWGAEFGTKVILVNTGLKVFWIAVALVGLLAV; via the coding sequence ATGGAGCCGTCCGTCGTCTCGCTGGTCGTCGGCGAGGTCCTGCCACGGGTGGCCACCATCGCGGTCGCCATCGCCGGCGGCGTCGCCTTCGCCGACCTGCTGGTCGCCTTCGGCGTCATCCGCCACGTCGCCGCGCTCTCGCGGCCGCTCACCGGCCCCGCCAACCTGCCGGACGAGGTCGGCGGCGCCATCATCACCACCGCGGCCTCGACGACCGCCGGCTACGGCATGCTCGCGGAGTACCGCGACGCCGGCCTGCTGGACGACCGCGCCACCCTCGTCGCCGTCACCATCAACACGTTCTTCGGGTTCGTCCAGCACATCTTCACCTTCTACGCGCCGGTCCTGATCCCCATCCTCGGGCTGAAGGTCGGCCTACTGTACGTCGGCACCCGCGCCGGCGTCGCCCTCGCCATCACCGCCACGGGCGTCCTCGCCGGCGCCGTCCTGCTCTCCTCGCGGAACGTCGACCCGGAGGCGATGGCGGAGCTCGAACCCGACGCCCGCCCCGACGGCGGCGAATCGCCCACGTCCACCCGCGAGAAGCTCGCCGGCGCGGCCCGCTCCGGCGTCGAGAAGACGCGGGACATCCTGCCCCGCCTCGCGGTCGTCTACACCGCGGTCGTACTGCTGACGACCTACTACGACCTGGAGGCGCTGACCGGCGGCGCCGCCGACCCCCTGGCCGCGCTGACCGGCCTGCCGTCGGCCGCCGTCCCCGTCATCGTCGTCTTCGCCTTCGACACCACCAGCGGGGCCGTCACCATCGCGCCGCTGGTCGAGGACGGCGTCTTCACCGCCCGCACCGCCGTCGCGACGATGCTCGTCGGCGGCATCGTCTCCTTCACCGTCTCGACGTTCAAGCGCTCCATCCCGTTCCAGTACGGCATCTGGGGCGCCGAATTCGGGACGAAGGTGATCCTGGTGAACACGGGGCTGAAGGTGTTCTGGATCGCGGTGGCGCTGGTGGGGCTGTTGGCGGTGTGA
- a CDS encoding aldehyde dehydrogenase family protein, whose product MERHEHYIDGEWVAGSGDDDFESRNPANGEVLGTFPRGTEADVEDAVAAARDAAEEWRALSYPDRAEYLWDVYQQLRERTDELGELVTRECGKEISEGRADVVEAYHMVEWAAGNGRHPHGDVVPSEIAAKDAYMRRKPRGVVGCITPWNFPVAIPFWHMAVALVEGNTVVWKPAEQTPKCGHAVAELLVESGIPDGVFNMVQGFGDAGAAVVDSDVETVLFTGSAEVGQGIAESIGGTPGKLAACEMGGKNAVLITDEADLDLAVPAAVLSSFKTTGQRCVSSERLIVHTDVYDEFKERFVAAAEKVSVGDPLDEDTFMGPLVEPRHREKVLEYNDLAREEGVNVLVDRADLDDEEIPDGHRDGHWIGPFVYETEYDPELRCIHEEVFGPHVALIEYEGGIERGVELQNATEYGLAGSIVSEDYRQINYYRDHAELGLAYGNLPCIGAEVQLPFGGVKKSGNGYPSARAVIEAVTERTAWTLNNSSDIEMAQGLSAEVTVEDD is encoded by the coding sequence ATGGAGCGACACGAGCACTACATCGACGGCGAGTGGGTCGCCGGAAGCGGCGACGACGACTTCGAGAGCAGGAACCCGGCGAACGGCGAGGTCCTCGGGACGTTCCCGCGCGGGACCGAGGCGGACGTCGAGGACGCGGTCGCGGCCGCCCGGGACGCGGCCGAGGAGTGGCGCGCCCTCTCGTACCCCGACCGCGCGGAGTACCTCTGGGACGTCTACCAGCAACTGCGGGAGCGGACGGACGAACTCGGCGAACTCGTCACCCGCGAGTGCGGCAAGGAGATCAGCGAGGGCCGGGCCGACGTCGTCGAGGCCTACCACATGGTCGAGTGGGCCGCCGGCAACGGTCGGCACCCCCACGGCGACGTGGTGCCCAGCGAGATCGCGGCGAAGGACGCCTACATGCGGCGGAAACCGCGCGGTGTCGTGGGATGCATCACCCCCTGGAACTTCCCGGTGGCCATCCCGTTCTGGCACATGGCGGTGGCGCTCGTCGAGGGCAACACCGTCGTCTGGAAGCCCGCCGAGCAGACGCCGAAGTGCGGCCACGCGGTCGCTGAACTGCTCGTCGAGTCCGGCATCCCGGACGGCGTGTTCAACATGGTGCAGGGCTTCGGCGACGCCGGCGCGGCCGTCGTCGACAGCGACGTCGAGACGGTGCTGTTCACGGGCAGCGCCGAGGTCGGCCAGGGCATCGCCGAGTCCATCGGCGGGACGCCCGGCAAGCTCGCCGCCTGCGAGATGGGCGGGAAGAACGCCGTCCTGATCACCGACGAGGCGGACCTCGACCTCGCGGTGCCGGCCGCCGTCCTCTCGAGCTTCAAGACGACGGGGCAGCGCTGCGTCTCCAGCGAGCGCCTCATCGTGCACACGGACGTCTACGACGAGTTCAAGGAGCGGTTCGTCGCGGCCGCCGAGAAGGTCTCGGTGGGCGACCCGCTCGACGAGGACACCTTCATGGGGCCGCTCGTCGAGCCCCGCCACCGCGAGAAGGTCCTCGAGTACAACGACCTGGCGCGCGAGGAGGGCGTGAACGTCCTCGTCGACCGCGCGGACCTCGACGACGAGGAGATCCCCGACGGCCACCGGGACGGCCACTGGATCGGGCCGTTCGTCTACGAGACCGAGTACGACCCCGAACTGCGCTGCATCCACGAGGAGGTCTTCGGCCCCCACGTCGCGCTCATCGAGTACGAGGGCGGCATCGAGCGCGGCGTCGAGCTCCAGAACGCCACCGAGTACGGCCTCGCGGGCTCGATCGTCAGCGAGGACTACCGCCAGATCAACTACTACCGCGACCACGCCGAACTCGGCCTCGCCTACGGCAACCTCCCCTGCATCGGCGCGGAGGTCCAGCTACCCTTCGGCGGCGTCAAGAAGTCCGGGAACGGCTACCCCTCCGCCCGCGCCGTCATCGAGGCGGTCACCGAGCGCACCGCGTGGACGCTGAACAACTCCTCGGACATCGAGATGGCACAGGGCCTCTCCGCCGAGGTCACGGTGGAGGACGACTGA
- a CDS encoding helix-turn-helix domain-containing protein encodes MGQTQKAAGTRLTLDLWHPNCWAIESTTEVPGGVLAHAIYNTPKADIETDSVNGLFTAYADSTAEIEQLLSTIAESPHSGELLELQERFGTGHAAPGNVAREFFLEYNPSDMVCPVLLDHGFVHSEPVRIEGGREYWQVSFAGERGEIEPALDGVREDAGAEVTVQRITSAGESNQPERQHRLDSLTPTQRKVFEHAREEGYYEWPRGTSTRDLAEELDVSKTTLLEHLRKAESKLLDPTSDR; translated from the coding sequence ATGGGACAGACGCAGAAGGCGGCGGGTACGCGGCTGACGCTCGACCTCTGGCACCCGAACTGCTGGGCGATCGAGTCGACGACCGAGGTGCCGGGCGGCGTGCTCGCCCACGCGATCTACAACACGCCGAAGGCGGACATCGAGACGGACTCGGTGAACGGGCTGTTCACCGCCTACGCCGACAGCACCGCAGAGATCGAACAGCTGCTGTCGACCATCGCGGAGTCCCCGCACAGCGGCGAGCTCCTGGAGCTCCAGGAGCGCTTCGGGACGGGCCACGCCGCGCCGGGCAACGTCGCCCGGGAGTTCTTCCTCGAGTACAATCCCAGCGACATGGTGTGCCCGGTGCTGCTCGATCACGGCTTCGTCCACAGCGAACCCGTCCGCATCGAGGGCGGCCGCGAGTACTGGCAGGTGAGCTTCGCCGGCGAGCGCGGCGAGATCGAGCCGGCCCTCGACGGGGTCCGCGAGGACGCCGGCGCCGAGGTGACCGTCCAGCGCATCACCTCCGCCGGCGAGTCGAACCAGCCGGAGCGACAGCACCGCCTCGACTCCCTGACGCCGACCCAGCGGAAGGTCTTCGAGCACGCCCGCGAGGAGGGGTACTACGAGTGGCCGCGCGGGACGTCGACCCGCGACCTCGCCGAGGAGCTGGACGTCTCGAAGACGACGCTGCTCGAGCACCTCCGGAAGGCCGAGTCGAAGCTTCTCGACCCGACTAGCGACCGATGA
- a CDS encoding proline dehydrogenase family protein translates to MLPPIADNFVAGEDAAAAIDQVRACNEDGVAGICNLLGEHYEKRAPADADTRAYVDLIRDLDDAGVDGCVSVKPSQIGLDVGEDAFRENLATIVEAGQTRDRFVWIDMEDHTTTDVTLDAFEHHARETGGDVGVCVQANLERTREDVERLADLPGKVRFVKGAYDEPPAIAHKGGDAVDRAYRELLEYAFREFDDGVAVGSHDPAMISLARDLHDEYGTDYEVQMLMGVRETAQRDLAAEGVRTYQYVPYGDKWFSYFYRRIRERKSNALFALRAVIGR, encoded by the coding sequence ATGCTCCCCCCGATTGCGGACAACTTCGTCGCCGGCGAGGACGCCGCGGCGGCCATCGACCAGGTGCGGGCGTGCAACGAGGACGGCGTCGCGGGCATCTGCAACCTGCTCGGCGAGCACTACGAGAAGCGGGCGCCGGCGGACGCCGACACCCGCGCGTACGTCGACCTGATCCGGGACCTCGACGACGCCGGCGTCGACGGCTGCGTCTCGGTGAAGCCCTCGCAGATCGGCCTCGACGTCGGCGAGGACGCCTTCCGTGAGAACCTCGCGACCATCGTCGAGGCCGGACAGACCCGCGACCGCTTCGTCTGGATCGACATGGAGGACCACACGACGACGGACGTCACGCTGGACGCCTTCGAACACCACGCCCGCGAGACCGGCGGCGACGTCGGCGTCTGCGTGCAGGCGAACCTCGAGCGCACCCGCGAGGACGTCGAGCGGCTGGCCGACCTCCCGGGGAAGGTCCGGTTCGTGAAGGGCGCCTACGACGAGCCGCCGGCCATCGCCCACAAGGGCGGCGACGCGGTCGACCGGGCCTACCGCGAACTGCTGGAGTACGCGTTCCGGGAGTTCGACGACGGCGTCGCGGTCGGCAGTCACGACCCCGCGATGATCTCGCTGGCCCGCGACCTCCACGACGAGTACGGCACCGACTACGAGGTCCAGATGCTGATGGGCGTCCGGGAGACGGCCCAGCGCGACCTGGCGGCCGAGGGCGTCCGGACCTACCAGTACGTGCCGTACGGCGACAAGTGGTTCTCGTACTTCTACCGGAGGATCCGCGAGCGGAAGTCGAACGCGCTGTTCGCGCTGCGGGCGGTCATCGGTCGCTAG
- a CDS encoding ABC transporter substrate-binding protein, which translates to MSSETRRAVLKASGAAGVAALAGCISTSDGNGNGNGNGDGDGPYGIGMIDSLTGSLSAFGERNQRGIELALSRVNEKTIDGRELDITVEDDESESQGGVSAAQKLVNQDGVPFLIGAVGSGVSLAIYESVVQGTDVVQLSQNSTGLNLTDFPGLLRMSPTGRTQSTALADVIAEDGYDEVAITYVNNDYGQSLTDAFVDAWDGDVAYNNSHDQEQSSYASVMSELNSSGADAWLFITYQAEFTSMMNEAYSSGYEGQFYGADSAQGQTVLEDTPEGVMDGMKITVPSAPVEQENYKEFAAAFEEEFDTTPTAWAAYAYDCVVTAALSIQAADEFSGAALQETVREVTRPEGEQVTTFEAASDILADGGGPGDVDYQGVSGPIDFDENGDPVGYLQILEVQDHEYVDAGFIEA; encoded by the coding sequence ATGTCAAGCGAGACTCGCAGAGCGGTACTGAAGGCGTCGGGCGCGGCTGGCGTCGCCGCCCTCGCGGGCTGTATCAGCACCTCGGACGGGAACGGAAACGGCAACGGGAACGGCGACGGCGACGGCCCCTACGGGATCGGGATGATCGACTCGCTGACCGGCTCGCTGTCGGCGTTCGGCGAGCGCAATCAGCGCGGCATCGAGCTTGCGCTGAGCCGCGTCAACGAGAAAACCATCGACGGCCGGGAGCTCGACATCACCGTCGAGGACGACGAGAGCGAGAGCCAGGGCGGCGTCTCCGCCGCCCAGAAGCTCGTCAACCAGGACGGCGTCCCGTTCCTCATCGGCGCCGTCGGCTCCGGCGTCAGCCTGGCCATCTACGAGAGCGTCGTCCAGGGGACGGACGTCGTCCAGCTGAGCCAGAACTCCACGGGGCTGAACCTCACCGACTTCCCCGGCCTCCTGCGGATGTCGCCGACGGGGCGGACGCAGTCGACCGCGCTCGCGGACGTCATCGCCGAGGACGGCTACGACGAGGTGGCGATCACCTACGTCAACAACGACTACGGCCAGAGCCTCACCGACGCCTTCGTCGACGCCTGGGACGGCGACGTCGCCTACAACAACTCCCACGACCAGGAGCAGTCCTCCTACGCGAGCGTCATGTCGGAGCTGAACTCCTCCGGCGCCGACGCGTGGCTGTTCATCACCTACCAGGCGGAGTTCACCTCGATGATGAACGAGGCGTACTCCAGCGGCTACGAGGGGCAGTTCTACGGCGCCGACTCCGCGCAGGGCCAGACGGTCCTCGAGGACACCCCCGAGGGCGTCATGGACGGGATGAAGATCACCGTCCCGTCGGCGCCCGTCGAGCAGGAGAACTACAAGGAGTTCGCCGCGGCCTTCGAGGAGGAGTTCGACACCACCCCGACCGCGTGGGCGGCCTACGCCTACGACTGCGTCGTCACCGCCGCGCTGTCAATCCAGGCGGCCGACGAGTTCTCCGGCGCCGCCTTACAGGAGACCGTCCGCGAGGTCACCCGCCCCGAAGGCGAGCAGGTGACGACCTTCGAGGCCGCCAGCGACATCCTCGCCGACGGCGGCGGCCCCGGCGACGTCGACTACCAGGGGGTCAGCGGCCCCATCGACTTCGACGAGAACGGCGACCCCGTCGGCTACCTCCAGATCCTGGAGGTCCAGGACCACGAGTACGTCGACGCCGGCTTCATCGAGGCGTAA
- a CDS encoding branched-chain amino acid ABC transporter permease translates to MPVLELIANGLVFSSIIVLGSVGLSLVYSIADFANFAHGDTMTVGAYSALVAFGFVGGVGGAVLGLPVGFFLALCVGIAAAALVAIVTEKLIYEPLDVGSLGLLITSIGIAFIYRGVIQMGFSADATRFGVPPLRPIEALVPYGVRITEHDVAIVITAIVLVVGLHVLLQYTDLGRKMRAMADNPELARVSGIRTDRIRLWTWVIGAGLAGAGGVFLGLFNNLSPRMGFNLLLLVFAAVILGGIGSVYGAMLGGFLIGMIRQLTPILSDLGSVLPLVPDTFGIPIGIEYAEAIVFLIMVAVLLVRPSGIAGEAS, encoded by the coding sequence ATGCCGGTCCTCGAACTCATCGCGAACGGGCTGGTGTTCAGTAGCATCATCGTCCTCGGGAGCGTCGGGCTCTCCCTGGTCTACAGCATCGCCGACTTCGCGAACTTCGCCCACGGCGACACGATGACCGTCGGCGCCTACTCGGCGCTCGTCGCGTTCGGCTTCGTCGGCGGCGTCGGCGGCGCCGTCCTCGGCCTGCCCGTCGGGTTCTTCCTGGCGCTGTGCGTCGGCATCGCCGCGGCCGCCCTCGTCGCCATCGTCACGGAGAAGCTCATCTACGAGCCGCTCGACGTCGGGTCGCTGGGGCTGCTCATCACCTCGATCGGCATCGCGTTCATCTACCGCGGCGTCATCCAGATGGGCTTCAGCGCCGACGCCACCCGGTTCGGCGTCCCGCCGCTGCGGCCCATCGAGGCGCTGGTGCCCTACGGCGTGCGAATCACCGAGCACGACGTCGCCATCGTGATCACGGCGATCGTCCTCGTCGTCGGACTCCACGTCCTGCTGCAGTACACCGACCTCGGCCGGAAGATGCGCGCGATGGCCGACAACCCGGAGCTGGCGCGGGTCAGCGGCATCCGGACCGACCGGATCCGGCTGTGGACGTGGGTCATCGGCGCCGGGCTGGCCGGCGCCGGCGGCGTCTTCCTCGGCCTGTTCAACAACCTCTCGCCGCGGATGGGGTTCAACCTCCTGCTGCTCGTCTTCGCGGCGGTCATCCTGGGCGGCATCGGGTCGGTCTACGGCGCGATGCTGGGCGGCTTCCTCATCGGCATGATCAGGCAGCTGACGCCCATCCTCTCGGATCTGGGGAGCGTGCTGCCGCTCGTCCCGGATACCTTCGGCATCCCCATCGGCATCGAGTACGCGGAGGCCATCGTCTTCCTCATCATGGTCGCCGTGCTGCTGGTCAGACCGTCCGGCATCGCCGGGGAGGCGAGCTGA